The following coding sequences are from one Lepisosteus oculatus isolate fLepOcu1 chromosome 19, fLepOcu1.hap2, whole genome shotgun sequence window:
- the pms2 gene encoding mismatch repair endonuclease PMS2 codes for MTEEVCGAAGAIRPIDRRSVHQICSGQVVLNLATAVKELVENSIDAGATNVEIKLREYGTELVEVSDNGKGVEEANFEGLALKHHTSKLQEFSDLVHVATFGFRGEALSSLCALSQLSVVTCHESAGVGTRLGFDRDGRLTQRSPQPRQQGTTVTLQQLFHTLPVRHKEFQRNIKKEYARMVQVLQAYCIVSTGVRITCTNQTGQGKRSLVLSTSSSQSMRDNIGSVFGSRQLQSLIPFQQLPPSEAVMEDYGLSSADLPDSLYTITGFVSQGEHGLGRSSADRQFFFINKRPCDPAKVSKLVNEVYHMYNRHQYPFVALNISVASDCVDVNVTPDKRQILLQEEKLLLAVLKTSLVAMYNGGVNKISLNHAAFARPGACETAPRRDAAETPVKPAAVEPALPDSGAAQGSAAGLESSDPPESSSAMSVARLRAAFSLHQSAGSEVKGHSASRKAAPKSPAQTSLQSLFSRSGGTNSGRGVPCPTLQSPADRFGYSPRKGAVPEERTGDDRDERKMESDVDSGRGSFLAMSTPDSVCGEASELSSPDGVELVPLGAKNENEEERVKGTEIDNKEQNSTDSVSRGWDTGDPLSLPGQSPECSLSPGAKRARLERRLPSGLQTPNPGRPSAGPVAGPKADTPVRLQKKTVPLRFSLPELARRVGRLRDQQEREAQEGLRVRRFRAKISPGENQSAEAELNRQISKDMFAKMEIIGQFNLGFIITKLDSDIFMIDQHATDEKYNFEMLQQHTVLQGQRLIVPQKLHLTAVNETILMENLEIFRKNGFEFLIDEDAPAMDRVKLVSLPTSKNWTFGPADIEELVFMLSDSPGVMCRPSRVRQMFASRACRKSVMIGTALNASEMRKLVTHMGEIEHPWNCPHGRPTMRHLANLDMISQD; via the exons ATGACTGAGGAAGT GTGTGGAGCCGCAGGCGCGATCAGGCCCATAGACCGGCGCTCCGTGCATCAGATCTGCTCTGGCCAGGTGGTGCTGAACCTGGCCACCGCCGTGAAGGAGCTGGTGGAGAACAGCATAGACGCAGGAGCCACTAACGTCG AGATCAAGCTGAGGGAGTACGGAACGGAGCTCGTGGAGGTGTCGGATAACGGCAAAGGGGTGGAGGAGGCGAACTTCGAAGGGCTAG CTCTGAAGCACCACACCTCCAAGCTGCAGGAGTTCTCGGATTTGGTTCACGTGGCAACGTTTGGTTTCCGGGGAGAAGCTCTGAGCTCCCTCTGTGCCCTGAG CCAGCTCAGTGTGGTGACCTGCCACGAGTCGGCCGGAGTGGGCACCCGGCTGGGGTTCGACCGGGACGGGCGGCTGACCCAGAGGAGCCCCCAGCCCCGCCAGCAGGGCACCACCGTGACCCTGCAGCAGCTCTTCCACACTCTGCCAGTGCGCCACAAGGAGTTCCAGCGCAACATCAAGAAA GAGTACGCCCGCATGGTGCAGGTCCTGCAGGCCTACTGCATCGTCTCCACGGGGGTGCGCATCACCTGCACCAACCAGACGGGCCAGGGCAAGCGCAGCCTCGTgctcagcaccagcagcagccaGAGCATGAGGGACAACATTGGCTCAGTGTTCGGATCTAGACAG CTCCAGAGCCTGATCCCATTCCAGCAGCTGCCCCCCAGCGAAGCCGTCATGGAAGATTACGGTCTCAGTTCGGCCGATTTGCCCGACAGCCTCTACAC CATCACCGGTTTCGTTTCCCAGGGGGAGCATGGCTTGGGGAGGAGCTCCGCGGACAGGCAGTTCTTCTTTATCAATAAGCGGCCCTGTGACCCCGCAAAG GTCTCCAAACTTGTGAATGAAGTCTATCACATGTACAACAGACACCAGTATCCGTTTGTGGCCCTGAACATCAGTGTGGCGTCGG ACTGCGTGGACGTCAACGTCACGCCAGACAAGCGCCAGATCCTGCTGCAGGAGGAGAAGCTGCTCCTGGCCGTCCTGAAGACCTCCCTCGTCGCCATGTACAACGGCGGCGTCAACAAGATCAGCCTCAACCACGCCGCGTTCGCCCGGCCAG GTGCGTGCGAAACGGCTCCTCGGCGTGACGCAGCGGAGACCCCGGTAAAGCCTGCTGCAGTGGAACCGGCTCTTCCAGACTCGGGGGCTGCTCAGGGATCTGCAGCTGGACTAGAGTCCAGTGACCCTCCTGAGAGCAGCTCGGCGATGAGCGTAGCCAGGCTCAGAGCAGCTTTCTCGCTGCACCAATCGGCTGGGAGCGAGGTGAAGGGACACAGCGCCAGCAGGAAAGCTGCGCCGAAGTCTCCCGCGCAGACAAGCCTGCAGTCTTTGTTCAGCCGCTCTGGTGGGACTAACTCAGGCAGAGGGGTCCCATGCCCCACCTTGCAAAGTCCTGCGGACAGATTCGGATATTCCCCGAGGAAAGGGGCTGTTCCAGAGGAGCGGACCGGGGATGACCGGGACGAGAGGAAGATGGAGAGCGACGTGGATTCAGGCCGAGGGAGCTTCCTGGCCATGAGCACTCCGGATAGCGTGTGTGGAGAAGCATCGGAGCTCAGCTCTCCCGATGGAGTCGAACTGGTTCCCTTGGGtgctaaaaatgaaaatgaagaggAGCGGGTGAAGGGAACGGAGATTGACAACAAAGAGCAGAACTCGACCGATTCTGTGTCCCGCGGCTGGGATACAGGTGACCCGTTGTCCTTGCCTGGCCAGTCTCCAGAGTGCAGCCTGAGCCCAGGTGCCAAGAGAGCCAGGCTGGAGAGGCGGCTCCCGTCAGGCCTCCAGACTCCGAACCCCGGCCGGCCCTCTGCGGGGCCCGTGGCCGGCCCGAAGGCGGACACTCCCGTCCGGCTGCAGAAGAAGACCGTGCCGCTGCGCTTCTCCCTCCCCGAGCTGGCCCGGCGCGTGGGCAGGCTGCGGGATCAGCAGGAGCGGGAGGCGCAGGAGGGGCTGAGGGTCCGTCGGTTCAGGGCGAAGATCAGCCCCGGGGAGAACCAGAGCGCGGAGGCGGAGCTCAACAGACAGATCAG CAAGGACATGTTTGCGAAGATGGAGATCATAGGCCAGTTTAACCTGGGGTTCATCATCACCAAGCTGGACTCGGACATCTTCATGATCGATCAGCACGCCACGGACGAGAAGTACAACTTCGAGATGCTGCAGCAGCACACTGTTCTGCAGGGACAGAGGCTCATTGT CCCCCAGAAACTACATCTGACTGCGGTCAATGAGACCATACTGATGGAAAACTTGGAAATCTTCCGAAAGAATGGCTTCGAGTTCCTCATCGATGAGGATG CTCCGGCGATGGACAGGGTCAAGCTGGTCTCGCTGCCCACCAGCAAGAACTGGACCTTCGGGCCGGCGGACATCGAGGAGCTCGTCTTCATGCTGAGCGACAGCCCCGGCGTCATGTGCCGGCCGTCCCGTGTCAGACAGATGTTCGCCTCCAGGGCTTGCCGGAAATCC GTGATGATTGGCACGGCGCTCAACGCCAGTGAGATGAGGAAGCTGGTGACCCACATGGGCGAGATTGAACACCCCTGGAATTGCCCACACGGCAGGCCGACCATGAGACACCTGGCCAACCTGGACATGATCTCCCAGGACTGA